In one window of Zingiber officinale cultivar Zhangliang chromosome 11A, Zo_v1.1, whole genome shotgun sequence DNA:
- the LOC122031552 gene encoding uncharacterized protein LOC122031552: MEKFLNSTNRVTAESKKGTGRQLTGPTIAGGPLFTSDSHRKSLPAYLRTPKGSCHDYCKFGIRYVTEDDSKGSSINSLGEEVQHKDPNRVNNLNLKETRNRHAGTKPLLNVDKLNAIKKKTTPIFEESTWMKESVNFKRISTVKHAIASVSSKGKGNQGREMDNENLKCESGCKSEYQPKEPASLLKKTYSPGKRNMLKKTPAKGSTKSYENCRFKLRASLPFNRIDTVAYLAQANTTTVRIESQPAIKSSNSSSNEAHVRRDISGMPRMVEKESVKLQMPSHSYKHANNESCLEAMIKNQKFGMVKPDEENKESKTTSAIQPKFSCDSDDLKPVSKKENYDFVSLTQISWKLEGIQDSSQAESPEPECVDFSLAELSSPMDEENYSNCIEKESNNDWSSHSLAYDEETEESHSAITELTEPEDETEEVETSSDTIIDESDSAISEFSEVEGIKSGSDTKTSMIRERRLTETASVHPEEHLSVPYMSMFRRSILHMIESGHCGQVVRKGFRQMPTVEVPSNLDPEAAAVVLRHQDVQQKRDPLGLSNNVIEETASQLDQNTNTKVQALVRAFETVISLHSPR, from the coding sequence ATGGAGAAGTTTTTGAACTCAACAAATAGAGTGACTGCAGAATCAAAGAAAGGAACAGGAAGACAATTAACTGGTCCAACAATTGCTGGAGGTCCACTGTTTACTTCGGACAGTCATAGAAAGTCTCTTCCTGCCTACTTAAGAACTCCTAAAGGCTCTTGTCATGATTATTGCAAGTTTGGAATCAGGTATGTCACTGAAGATGATAGTAAAGGCTCCTCTATTAACAGTTTGGGTGAAGAAGTGCAGCATAAAGATCCAAATCGAGTGAATAACTTGAATTTAAAAGAGACAAGAAATAGACATGCTGGTACGAAGCCATTGCTTAACGTAGATAAACTGAATGCCattaagaagaaaactactccAATATTTGAGGAGTCTACATGGATGAAAGAATCTGTCAACTTCAAAAGAATTTCAACTGTGAAGCATGCAATTGCGTCTGTATCTTCCAAAGGTAAAGGTAATCAAGGTAGAGAAATGGacaatgaaaatttgaaatgtgAGAGTGGATGTAAGTCTGAATATCAACCAAAAGAACCTGCTTCCCTCCTAAAGAAAACATATTCTCCTGGAAAACGCAACATGCTTAAGAAGACACCTGCAAAGGGCAGCACTAAATCTTATGAAAATTGCAGATTTAAGCTAAGGGCTTCATTGCCATTCAATAGGATTGATACTGTCGCTTATCTTGCACAGGCGAACACAACTACGGTAAGGATTGAATCTCAACCTGCTATTAAGAGCTCAAATAGTTCTAGCAATGAAGCACATGTGAGAAGGGATATTAGTGGTATGCCAAGAATGGTAGAAAAGGAATCAGTGAAATTGCAAATGCCTTCTCATTCATACAAACATGCTAATAACGAGTCATGTTTGGAGGCAATGATCAAGAACCAAAAATTTGGAATGGTGAAACCTGATGAAGAAAACAAGGAGAGTAAAACAACTTCTGCTATTCAGCCAAAATTCAGTTGTGACTCTGATGATCTTAAACCAGTATCAAAAAAGGAGAATTATGATTTTGTTTCTCTAACTCAGATATCATGGAAGTTGGAGGGCATTCAAGATTCTTCACAGGCTGAATCCCCAGAACCAGAATGTGTTGACTTCTCTTTAGCTGAGCTAAGTTCCCCAATGGATGAGGAGAATTATTCAAACTGCATAGAGAAGGAATCTAACAATGACTGGTCATCCCATTCATTGGCATATGATGAAGAAACTGAGGAATCACATTCTGCAATTACTGAATTAACTGAACCAGAGGATGAAACTGAGGAAGTGGAAACTAGCAGTGACACCATAATCGACGAATCAGATTCTGCAATCAGCGAATTCAGTGAAGTGGAGGGAATCAAAAGTGGCAGCGATACCAAAACTTCAATGATCAGAGAAAGGAGGTTGACAGAAACTGCCAGTGTTCATCCTGAAGAACATCTTTCTGTACCTTACATGTCGATGTTCAGAAGAAGCATTCTGCATATGATTGAGAGCGGTCATTGTGGTCAAGTTGTTAGGAAAGGCTTCCGACAAATGCCTACGGTGGAAGTTCCAAGCAATCTTGATCCTGAAGCAGCAGCAGTTGTGCTGAGGCATCAAGATGTTCAGCAAAAGAGAGACCCGCTTGGTCTGTCCAATAATGTGATCGAAGAAACTGCAAGCCAACTTGATCAGAACACAAACACAAAAGTGCAAGCATTGGTGAGGGCATTTGAGACGGTCATCTCTCTCCATTCTCCGAGATAA
- the LOC122032236 gene encoding uncharacterized protein LOC122032236, with protein MATPLKKLQRSGSRVSDVLKVSENSDPNVPFSSPLSSQKSVTSTAIRSAQSNKSASRTSGRIVAPPPRPEPARKFIVAKKDSRRVGNGLDSERCRKEAYEALRASQEEFFRKGCPSIVVAVAKPAIGDVDGSIDRTEKGGMDGMREILDTDIENPLYGAEDKNTRNLVMEEAMNIIPEPESGRVKNLVKAFESFLSISNDDEAEKCVYRNLNPLDCPLLGLQQSSKTVAAESSSAYVFSSAEFLPPRELPRDSKLCSLIDSSDQRLSLGRRTCNEGRKKRISSDSLRSWNKMLKVTSQHPFKLRTEQRGRIKEEQFIKNVKEMLMKEEKQRIPIAQGLPWTTDEPEHLQKPPAKESTKPLDIVLHSDVRAVERVEFDNFVAKRMNFAEQLRLKREMQQKECLSEEEEIRRLRRELVPKAQPMPYFDRPFVPKRSMKPQTIPKEPRFHIRPRKYSCSCACLFECRGH; from the exons ATGGCGACTCCTTTGAAGAAACTGCAGCGTTCCGGATCTCGGGTGTCTGATGTCCTGAAGGTTTCCGAGAATTCTGATCCTAACGTCCCCTTTTCATCTCCTCTTTCTTCTCAGAAATCGGTGACATCAACGGCGATTAGGTCAGCCCAATCGAATAAATCCGCCTCCAGAACCTCCGGCCGGATCGTCGCTCCGCCTCCTCGGCCGGAGCCAGCAAGGAAGTTCATCGTCGCCAAGAAGGACTCGAGGAGGGTAGGGAACGGGTTGGATTCCGAGAGATGCCGAAAAGAAGCCTATGAGGCCCTTCGAGCGTCGCAGGAGGAGTTTTTCAGGAAAGGTTGTCCTTCCATAGTCGTCGCTGTCGCAAAACCTGCAATCGGCGATGTTGACGGATCTATAGATAGAACTGAGAAGGGTGGAATGGACGGGATGAGGGAGATCTTGGATACTGATATTGAAAATCCATTGTACGGAGCAGAGGATAAAAATACGAGAAACTTggtgatggaggaggctatgAACATAATACCGGAACCTGAGTCTGGCCGCGTGAAGAATTTGGTCAAAGCATTCGAGAGCTTCCTTTCAATTTCAAATGACGATGAAGCTGAGAAATGCGTGTATAGGAACCTGAATCCGTTGGATTGTCCATTGTTAGGATTGCAGCAATCATCCAAGACTGTGGCTGCTGAAAGTTCTTCTGCTTATGTTTTCTCTTCTGCAGAGTTTTTACCTCCTAGAGAACTTCCAAGAGACTCAAAATTGTGCTCTTTGATAGATAGCAGCGATCAAAG GTTGAGCTTGGGGAGAAGGACTTGCAATGAAGGAAGAAAAAAACGTATT AGTTCTGATTCTCTTAGGAGCTGGAATAAGATGTTAAAAGTGACAAGCCAACATCCTTTCAAGCTTAGGACGGAG CAAAGAGGAAGGATTAAGGAAGAACAATTTATCAAGAATGTGAAAGAAATGTTGATGAAAGAAGAGAAACAGCGCATACCTATTGCCCAAGGTCTTCCATGGACCACAGATGAACCAGAG CACTTGCAGAAGCCTCCCGCCAAAGAAAGCACTAAACCTTTAGACATTGTTTTGCACAGTGATGTTCGTGCGGTAGAAAGGGTTGAGTTTGATAATTTT GTAGCCAAACGGATGAACTTTGCTGAACAGCTAAGATTAAAAAGGGAGATGCAGCAGAAGGAATGTTTATCT gaagaagaagaaatacggAGGCTCAGAAGAGAACTTGTGCCTAAAGCTCAGCCAATGCCATACTTTGATCGGCCCTTTGTCCCTAAAAG GTCAATGAAACCACAAACAATCCCAAAGGAGCCAAGATTCCATATCCGCCCAAGAAAATATTCATG CTCTTGTGCTTGCCTATTTGAATGCCGAGGACACTGA
- the LOC122031169 gene encoding tropomyosin-2-like isoform X1: MRIEEVERELRNCYQEIEYLQDQLNLQNVEANFMAEQVQSLELKLAGAEKLNDKLKIVSNELVQADSQCLRLMRELKNTKEELIKSDLQRENHEAVILDLQCEIESLKLEITALEQRYVEDERLGQQLAEEKTRTDECFVTLQIQLKEKQHVISCLEDENTVLRERMILFHEHANQSPNDVKLDKYLSPSSGNVAPSIAKQTATSQDEIVKDEIEMMAKQIHESGLLVKQLKEELKEVKLKANEEAEDLTQEMAELRYQFTVMLEEESKRRAFVEEASIRRVEDLELQVQNEQERSATAMRRFQEVNELAKKQSTEISKLQRALEKLHLLPKPCQGNKPCFCGYCKIDPIVSGIETSNNVGDLDVVCAKKVHHEISTEAEKISSGQY; this comes from the exons ATGCGTATCGAGGAAGTGGAGAGGGAGTTGAGGAATTGCTATCAAGAGATAG AATATTTGCAGGATCAATTGAATTTGCAGAATGTTGAAGCAAATTTTATGGCTGAGCAAGTTCAGAGTCTTGAACTAAAACTTGCGGGAGCTGAAAAGTTAAATGATAAGCTAAAGATAGTTAGCAATGAATTAGTGCAAGCAGATTCTCAGTGTTTGAGATTAATGAGGGAGTTGAAAAATACAAAGGAGGAGCTGATAAAGTCTGACCTGCAAAGAGAGAATCATGAGGCAGTGATTTTGGATTTACAATGTGAAATTGAGAGTTTGAAACTTGAGATTACTGCCTTAGAGCAGAGATATGTTGAAGATGAAAGACTAGGGCAACAACTAGctgaagagaaaacaagaacagatgaATGTTTTGTGACATTACAAATTCAACTCAAGGAGAAGCAACACGTAATTAGTTGTCTGGAAGATGAGAACACAGTTCTACGAGAGAGGATGATATTATTTCATGAACATGCTAACCAGTCTCCCAATGATGTTAAACTTGACAAGTATTTGAG TCCTTCCTCAGGGAATGTAGCGCCATCCATTGCTAAGCAAACTGCAACATCTCAAGATGAAATTGTGAAAGATGAGATAGAGATGATGGCTAAACAGATCCATGAATCTGGGCTTCTAGTCAAGCAGCTCAAG GAAGAGCTAAAGGAAGTCAAGCTCAAGGCCAATGAAGAAGCAGAAGATCTTACTCAAGAAATGGCTGAATTGAGATATCAGTTCACAGTCAtgcttgaagaagaatccaaACGTCGAGCTTTTGTTGAAGAAGCATCTATTAGGAGAGTTGAAGATTTAGAGTTGCAG GTGCAGAATGAGCAAGAAAGATCGGCCACAGCCATGAGGCGTTTCCAGGAAGTAAATGAACTTGCTAAGAAGCAGTCCACTGAAATTAGCAAATTACAGAGAGCACTGGAG AAGCTTCACCTGCTCCCTAAACCATGTCAAGGGAATAAACCTTGCTTTTGTGGTTATTGCAAAATAGACCCAATTGTTTCTGGCATAGAAACATCTAATAATGTTGGAGATTTAGATGTGGTCTGTGCCAAAAAGGTGCATCATGAAATTTCTACTGAAGCTGAGAAAATTTCTAGCGGGCAATACTGA
- the LOC122031169 gene encoding tropomyosin-2-like isoform X2 yields the protein MAEQVQSLELKLAGAEKLNDKLKIVSNELVQADSQCLRLMRELKNTKEELIKSDLQRENHEAVILDLQCEIESLKLEITALEQRYVEDERLGQQLAEEKTRTDECFVTLQIQLKEKQHVISCLEDENTVLRERMILFHEHANQSPNDVKLDKYLSPSSGNVAPSIAKQTATSQDEIVKDEIEMMAKQIHESGLLVKQLKEELKEVKLKANEEAEDLTQEMAELRYQFTVMLEEESKRRAFVEEASIRRVEDLELQVQNEQERSATAMRRFQEVNELAKKQSTEISKLQRALEKLHLLPKPCQGNKPCFCGYCKIDPIVSGIETSNNVGDLDVVCAKKVHHEISTEAEKISSGQY from the exons ATGGCTGAGCAAGTTCAGAGTCTTGAACTAAAACTTGCGGGAGCTGAAAAGTTAAATGATAAGCTAAAGATAGTTAGCAATGAATTAGTGCAAGCAGATTCTCAGTGTTTGAGATTAATGAGGGAGTTGAAAAATACAAAGGAGGAGCTGATAAAGTCTGACCTGCAAAGAGAGAATCATGAGGCAGTGATTTTGGATTTACAATGTGAAATTGAGAGTTTGAAACTTGAGATTACTGCCTTAGAGCAGAGATATGTTGAAGATGAAAGACTAGGGCAACAACTAGctgaagagaaaacaagaacagatgaATGTTTTGTGACATTACAAATTCAACTCAAGGAGAAGCAACACGTAATTAGTTGTCTGGAAGATGAGAACACAGTTCTACGAGAGAGGATGATATTATTTCATGAACATGCTAACCAGTCTCCCAATGATGTTAAACTTGACAAGTATTTGAG TCCTTCCTCAGGGAATGTAGCGCCATCCATTGCTAAGCAAACTGCAACATCTCAAGATGAAATTGTGAAAGATGAGATAGAGATGATGGCTAAACAGATCCATGAATCTGGGCTTCTAGTCAAGCAGCTCAAG GAAGAGCTAAAGGAAGTCAAGCTCAAGGCCAATGAAGAAGCAGAAGATCTTACTCAAGAAATGGCTGAATTGAGATATCAGTTCACAGTCAtgcttgaagaagaatccaaACGTCGAGCTTTTGTTGAAGAAGCATCTATTAGGAGAGTTGAAGATTTAGAGTTGCAG GTGCAGAATGAGCAAGAAAGATCGGCCACAGCCATGAGGCGTTTCCAGGAAGTAAATGAACTTGCTAAGAAGCAGTCCACTGAAATTAGCAAATTACAGAGAGCACTGGAG AAGCTTCACCTGCTCCCTAAACCATGTCAAGGGAATAAACCTTGCTTTTGTGGTTATTGCAAAATAGACCCAATTGTTTCTGGCATAGAAACATCTAATAATGTTGGAGATTTAGATGTGGTCTGTGCCAAAAAGGTGCATCATGAAATTTCTACTGAAGCTGAGAAAATTTCTAGCGGGCAATACTGA